Genomic DNA from Oncorhynchus clarkii lewisi isolate Uvic-CL-2024 chromosome 5, UVic_Ocla_1.0, whole genome shotgun sequence:
AAGACCTCTATCTGTACATGAAGAAGAGAAATACACCCATAGAGAAAATACCACACCTGGGCTTCAAACAGAGTGAGTATACTGTACTGCAGAAAAAAATGCACATGCACCcttacatgcgcacacacacacacacacacacacacacacacacacacacacacacacacacacacacacacacacacacacacacacacacacacacacacacacacacacacaggcaagcatgcacacacatacagtgctaGCACGCGCATACACAGTAATTGTTGACATCTCTCAGACTGGATGTACAGCTGATATTTTGTTTGTTTCTATATTTATAGTCGGTCTGTTCATGATGTACAAGACTGTGAAAAGCTTGGGTGGCTACCACCAGGTAAAATAACAGTAACATTTCTAATATTTATTATGTTTAAGTGGGATGTTTTTGTGCACTCTTGGTTTCTGATTAAAATAGGTGTGAACAATTAATATTTCAAGTCAAATCACAGATTCAACAGAAAATCATGTTAATTTGTATGTAAAGTAAACTATCCTCCTGTCACTTAAATAGCACCCATAGCCGTATGTCTGAGCAGAAAatttaataaatatttatttAGTAAACCATTTGTGTCTGTGTCAAAGATCCATTTCTTTCTCACGGAAGTTACTGCTTTTATTTGCTTAAAGAAACAGTCTCAAATGACTGTAGCAGTGGCAGGGAGACATTACTAGTGTCATATGATACAGATAGGCAGTATGGTTTATAGCACTTTGGTAGCTGCTACATTGACAGGCTGCTAGACTGGCATTCCTATCAAGGTTTTGATGCAACATGATCTAAGGATAAGAGTCAAACCACTCTTTATCAAGAGATACAACAACTATTAATGATATTGACTAGAGAAAGAAGTGTATTATTAAACTAGTCGATTATACATCTGTGCATGTGGTTAGATGGTTTATTATACCTGTTAGGATGTTGTTAAAACTTGTAATGTATGGCATCACATTTCATGTATGTCTATGTTACATACAGAATACAATGGTGTTAAAATAATCCTGAATCTTTCCCAGGTGACGGCCCAGCAGATGTGGAAGCAAGTATACAACACCCTGGGAGGAAACCCCAGAAGTACCAGTGCAGCCACCTGCACCCGTAGACACTACGAGAAGTAAGTCAGAGCAAACTTATTATACAAGTGTGTCTGTGCTCGCGTGTGTGCTGGATTGTTTGTCTGCATATACCTGTGTAATTGCGCATAACGGTGGATGCTTGCATATCTTTGCATGACTTTGACACAGATAATGCAAGTACGTTAAGTGTACGTGTGGTTTGTGTAAATCGGTTCAGTATCTATAAATGTTCTTCATGTTTCCTTAGGCTGCTTCTGCCGTATGAGTGTCATGTAAGAGGAGAAGACTACATGGAGGTACTGCCACAATGCCAGCAGAAGCGTTTACATTACAGTAGGCTCAGTGAGCAGGACGAGTGCCCCAGGACAGCCAAGCGTAGCATGACGTGCGGAGCTCTACAGACATCCCTGCACCCGGTACTGTACACTAACaagcaaacatacacacacacacacacacacgcacactagcatgtacgcacacacagtGACAAGCACTAATACACCGATGAAGACAcaaagacacatgcacacacatttaaaTGAATTGACTAACTCATTGTTGTTCTGTTCTCTCAGAAGCCCCATAATTATCTGACAGACTCCAGAGTGAGGATCATCCCTATGCCTGTGCACTACAGTCAGTACTACCACCACCCTGTCCACCCCGTCCACCCAGATCTGCTCCCCTATGTCCACCCACCTCTGACCCCCAgcagcctcccctcccctcaaggacagacagagagggccAAGCAGCCTCTGGAGCACCTACGCTTCCTGGCCAACCAGTACAAGGACTCCTCAGGCTGGACTGAGCCACTCAACCTCAGTCACAAGAAGGCTGGTCAGGAGTCAGGCGGTCACCCTGCTTCATCCTTCGCCCCTCCTCCCTCCAACATCTCCCCAAGGTTCTTGAATACGGTCTCACCTCTGTACCCCGCCAAGGGGCTGGTTAAAGATGAGGGCAGTGAGACGCTGGAGGGAGAGGTTCCCCAGGGGAAAACCCACCTCTACCCCTTAGCGACCAGAGACGACTACTCCCGCAGCCCGACCTCAGCCTCCAGCCCAGGCATGAAGAAAGAATCCCCCGTCCCCTCTCCGCTGCAGAGTTGCAGGGAGAGTGCCCCCTCCATGATTCACGTCCCCAAACTCCAGAAGAGGGAGTACCCAGATTGGCCcaggggggagtggagaggggaaagCCCCAAGCATAGTCCAGGGCCTCTCAATTGTAGTCACGCTCTGCACAGTAcccccagagggacagagggaaggatggagatcCAGATCCCGCTGGCGATGCTCCATGACTGGGTAAAAGGAGTTCTGCTGTGTGGGCCTGCTGGCACCCGGCCTGGGGATCTATCGCTGCAGGATCCAACCATGGGTCAGACCCCAGGCTCAGAGcccagggagagggaaagggcacAGGCCTGGTCTGACACCTCTCCCACCATTGCTACACATGCTGACCAGGTCTTCCACAACCATCACAAAGACCAGGACAGGGGTTCTGGGGATCTGAGAGAGAGGAGTCTGGAGAGGCACAGGAACCTGCCTaggcccaccaccaccaccacctcccctaGTACCAGTCAAAGCCGCCCCATGGCGCCCTACCAGTTGTCCAGCTACAAGCCTCGGCCATCAGGGAGCATCGTCCGTAACCCGGACAGCTGGAAATTGGATCCCCGGGAGGACAGCTGGAAATTGGATCACCGGGAGGACACAAGGAGGCCCTACCACCCAAAACTAATGTACCCCCAGGATCTATGGGATAGAGCCCAGCCAATTCCCTTAAATATCCACCCCAGCAGCCAGTCTCTGGAGCAGGATAGTGTACGCCACACATCCCCGGGCTATTGTCCAGGCACATCACTGGGAAGGGTGGAGAACCCGTATATGGCGCTGATGGTGAACCCCTCATTTCCCTCTCTGGTGCCACTGACACCTGAGGAGTTAATGAAGTTAAAGAGGCTCATCTCAAGCTCCTcatgaatagaatggaacagcaggacaacaacctgctAATTAATATAAAATATGATGCACTCAATGTTGACATTGGACACTTAAAAAGCCCTCATTACTGTTCAAAATCAAGAGACAATGTAGCACTGCTGTTGACTAACTTTTTTAAGTACTTCAGAATATGAATTTAGTCCTTTAATCTTCTGTATTTTTATCATTTGAAGCTTGCTAACAATGTATTGTGCACTGGagtgcaattttttttttgcCCTTCATCTCAGCGGTTTGTTTTGAACATGAAGTAGCAtcgagaaaaaaaaatgtagccTGATAATGACAGTAAAAAAGCTTGAAACTAATTACAAAAGTTTACTACCCAGACAGCAAAGGGACATTCTATTGAGTTCTTACTTGTAATTTTGTTGAGATTTGTGacttgtacattttttttaaagaattgtTGAGAGTTGTTGTTATGCCAGTCATTCTTGTTGTTATgccacaaattcttattttcaatgacagcctaggaacagtgagttaactgccttgttcagtggcagaacaacagatttctaccttgtcagctcagggattcgatcttgcaacctttttgttactagtccaacgctctaaccacaaggctacctgctgttTTTGAGGAGAAACaattatataaaatataaaagTTACACTTTATTCTGAATTTGtgaatgtttatatatatatatatatatatatatatatatatatatatataaacattcaCAAATTCAGAATAAAGTGTAActtttatattttatataattGTTTCTCCTCAAAaacagcaggtagccttgtggttagagcgttggactagtaacaaaaaggttgcaagatcgaatccctgagctgacaaggtagaaaggctatatatatatttatatatatgtcaTATCTTCTTCCTATTCTTATTTTACCATGAGTAATGTTGGATTCTTTTAATCCTTTTCAAGTTTACACATTTTTCACACAATAAACATTCAGATGTTTTATCAAATGACTCCAGAATTGTCTATCATTTCCTCCTAATatttacttacagttgaagtcaaaagtttacatacatcttagccaaatacatttaaactccgttattcacaattcctgacatttaatcctagtaaaaattccctgtctaggGTCGGtgagggtcaccactttattttaagaatgtgaaatgtcagaataacagtagagagaatgatttatttcagttttcctttttttcatcacattcccagtgggtcagaagtttacatacactcaattagtatttggtagcactgcctttaaattgtttaacttgggtcaaatgtttttggtagccttccacaagcttcccacaataagatgggtgcattttggcccattcctcctgacagagctttttctgttctgcccacaaatattttatgggattgaggtcagggctttgtgatggccactccaaagccttgactttgttgtccttaaatcattttgccacaacattggaagtatgcttggggtcattgtccatttggaagacccatttgcaaccaagctttaacttcctgactgatgtcttgagatgttgcttcaatatatccacatacttttccttcctcatgatgccatctattttgtgaagtgcaccagtccctcctgcagcaaagcacccccacaacatgatgctgccatccctgtgcttcacggttgggatggtgttcttcggcttgcaagcgacccctttttcctccaaacataacgatggtcagtaTGGCcaaatagtttttaaaaaattcatcagaccagaggacatttctccaaaaagtacaatctttgtcctcatgtgcagtttcaaaccgtagtctggcttttatatggcggttttggaacagtggcctTCCTTGCTgggcggcttttcaggttatgtcaagataggactcgttttactgtggatatagacacttttttacctgtttcctccagcatcttcacaaggttctttgctgttgttctgggattgatttgcacttttcgcaccaaagtacgttcatctcttgaagacagaatgcatctccttcctgagcggcacgacagctgcgtggtcccatggtgtttatacttgcatactattgtttgtacagataaacgtggtaccttcaggtgtttggaaattgctcccaaggatgaaccagacttgtggtctacaattttttttctgaggtcttggctgatttcttttgattttcccatgatgtcaaacaaagaggcactgagtttgaaggtaggccttgaaatacatccacaagtacacctccaattgactcaaattatgtcaattagcctatcagaagcaacTAAATCTATGACATAATTTTGGGGAATTTTcttagctgtttaaaggcacagtcaacttagtgtatgtaaacttctgacccactggaattgtgataccgtgaattataagtgaaataatctgtctgtaaacaattgttggaaatattacttgtgtcatgcatgacactaaccgacttgccaaaactatagtttgttaacaagaaatttgtggagtggttgaaaaacatgttttaatgactccaaaataagtgtatgtaaacttccgacttcaactgtagtattGTACAAACATGGCATAATCTAACAACTATATCAACTCATTATGCATAGTCAAAACCTTATGCAAAGTGGAACTTCAGAACGATCAGCGAGAATGTATTGCTTGTGGTTGGAACACAAATATGAAATACCAGGAAGTGTCAGCGTGAAACCCGATGCCACCTATATTCCTCAGAAACACGTTGATGTGTGTACTAGAGCACCGTTCTATTGACTTTGGACCGGAGCTTGTTTTGTCAGATGTGTAACTCCACAGAGCTTATTTTACTGGAAATGTATACGTGCACTGCCGACACCCACTGAAGCAATAGCTATCACAGAAGAATAAGCTGTTAACAGGCTGCTATAGCCATAAACACCAGTTATCCCTGActgaagagggagagaataaagaaagaatagtaaaaaataaaaataaaaataaaaataaaaacaaatccaaGTTTACTGGTCgggtacacagtttagcagatgttataacgaacgggtgcagcgaaatgcttatgttactagctcctaacaatgcagcaTAATGTCAAACAAATGTCAAACAAGCATTGCACATTACTTTTAAAGGTAATTCACGCTAGAGCTGAAATCAGTggcatttaccgtgaatgcaaTCTGCAAGAACTTCAGGAAAATTGCCTTTAAAAATGAACTTTGTCGACAGTGCAATGCACTTGTCTACAATCCCAGTCTTTGATTTGATTGCGTGCCTACCTTCCCTGATTGCATGCCTACCCAATGATGCTAATGGTAAGGTGTGGGTGATTTGTGTTGTTCGGGTGAACATTTAAAATGCTTTGCAGACGCTCTCATGCAGAACCAGTTAACTACTGGTGGTTACATAATTTAACAACAACCATAATCCCATCTATCTTGTTTACTGAATTGCTCAACAGTGGCATGTtgtcaaaataaaaaatagtcTCACTGTAAAAATGTTATGTGCACAGTATTTCCAATAACCATAATTATCTGTTCCGAGCTTTGAGAGGAAGGTACAGATAATTATGGTCTATGAAACTCTCAATTGCACCGACTAAACCAAATAAAATACCTGGTCATAAAAACATTGACGATACATGTATTAGTTCAAATATGTGGCACTGCAGCATCAACCTGCTACTTCATAAAACGTAGTTACTTTACCAGTCGCACTGGTTAGCAATACCATATGGGGGTTATATTTCAAAAGACGAAAATGTGTCTGTCTATTATGTCTCCCAGCATCTTCAGTAATTGTATACCTGTAACACTGATACTGTACATAAGCATGTACCTGTACACAAAGTCACTGTGCAGATGATCTTATATGCAGGCCTTAGCAAGGCCTGGGTTGGCATTGTAGTGTGAATACAAAGCATTGACTGAATTTACAAGACACacgcacatgcatacacacacacttaaggACTGAGGCACCTGTTATCAAATCACATGAACGTTCAAGTTTCTCCCTCAACATGAAAACTGAATGCACTATGCCAAGAAGTCAGTCAACTCTGTTGTGAGATTTGTTGAGGATATTTGCAAAACCATAGTTAAACAAGGAAAGACAGCCACCTGTTGTGTTTGAAGACAAACAGTgtcacaatatcacacacactgtctgaGGCGCATGTCATCAATTCACATGAACGTTCAAGTTTCTCCATCAATATGCATAGGGGTAAAAATACCTTAAAGTAcaacttaagtcgtttttttggggatatctgtactttactatttatattttggacaacttttacttcactaaatttttaaagaaaataatgtactttttactccatacattttccctgacccccaaaagtactcattacattttgattgCTTAGCAGAACTGTCAGAGTCGTGTgttataggtggcagggaagtcaggcgcaggagaatcaaactgagTGTAATGGAGTTATTTAATAACAATGAACTAAACATACTCCAAACActaaatgtaacaaataacaaaAATGGGTACGAGGACCTGACACGCACCAATACAAAAAGATATAcaacactgaaatacaaacaaagacatgaggggaaacagagggttaaatacacaacaggtaatgaatgggattgaaaccaggtgtgtaggaagacaagacaaaaccaatggaaaattaaaaatggatcaatgatggctagaagaccggtgacgtcgacctccgagcaccgcccgaacaaggagaggcttcgactttggtagaagtcgtgacaaggACAGGGAACTGGTCAAATTCACACAAGGGAACATCccaggtcatccctactacctctaaTCTGGCAGACCCACTCAAcaaaaatgctttgtttgtaaattatgtctaagtgttgtagtgtgcccctggctatctgtaaattaaataaacaagagcattgtgctgtctggtttgcttaatataaggaattagaaattatttatacttttgcttggacttttgatacttaagtatattttagcaatcacatttacttttgatactgaagtatatttaaaaccaaatacttttagacttttactctagtagtattttgctgggtgactttcacttttacttgagtcgttTTCTATTAACATAACTTTACTTTTACACAAGTATGAAACGTTTTCCACCACTGTCAATATGTCAACTGACAATGCACACAATTCCAGGTAGATTCTTGGGGATTTTCCAAACCCCAGTTAAACAAGGAAAGACACAGCCACTTGTTGGGTTTGTGTCATCAAATGTTAAAACACCATTAGCAAACAACAGTTCAGGAGTGACAACAATCATGACCGGAAGACATACAATTAAAGGGTTTTCGGTTTGTAATGCTATCCTAAAGTTTAATATACATGCTTCACATTCCAATTATATTCCTTATATTTTCTTATTTTCAAATCCATGTATTCAATGCTTCTGAGAACAATCTTGTAATGCAGATGCACATTTTATAATTACAATTTTAATACCTGTTATGACTGGCATTGTGGCCAATGTTAGCTTTACATGCATAGTTGTACACACGCGCACGACTGTTTTGGTGGTGTCAGATTTTTTACTGGCATGAGCACCTTATTACCTCAAGGAAGTATAGGCacataccatcatcatcattgccAGTAAGTCTGACTGAACAACACAGCACACCGGCACCACAGATCTGAACACACTCCTATGGCTGCTTGATGACTGCTTGACAGACATGTTTATAGTCAATTGCATGTCTATCCATATATTAATTATGCTGCATCGGTTTCACACATAAAACATTGTGAAAATTCCATCAAATAATGGCAGCCATGGGAACATTATACATGGAATGAACAGAAGCGATCTGTAACTCTATAATAGCTCAAGGTCAATTATTCATCTAACCAGGCCTCCATGGCCATGACTGACTGCTGCAGGCCCGAAAAACAAATAATGTCTAACCTACTATTGGACTATTGGACTCATTAATTCAGAACATAAAACAACTTTTATATAGTAAAGATTATCCCTATGTCTAGCACAGCAAACACTTTAATAGTTCATGCATATACTGCAGAACAGTGATTGGCATATTTTGTCAGAACATTGACAAAAATTAGGTTAGCAATCAATAACGAAGTTGACACCGTTGACGGAGGTGACAGTTGATGAGTGGCAACGATCATGACCGGAAGACATTCTAATAAAGGGTTTCAGGTTTTTATTGCTATCCTAAAATATGAGATACATTCTTCACATTCCAATCATATTTCTCATATTTTCTTACATTTCTGTGTCAGAAAACAACAATAGTCTCATTTGAATAGAAAAAAGACTAAAGACTAAAAGTACAAAAATCATACCAACATATTTTTACACTTTACAATCTGTAAACCGCATATGAGAACCGATTGGGTTTGAGTTTGGGACAAAAAAAGAGAAGAGTCAAGTATCCTATAAACACTGAGTCTGGACTAAAAAAGGTCAAGGCTGTATTGCCAGAATAACTCAAGAGTGTGGAATACTACAATTTGAGCAAACCTCTACTGTAGGTGTAGTATTGGCATGCTAGAGAGGCAGGAAAATCACACTTTCTTCATAAGAATATTGCATGCACTCCATGTTTCTACAGAAGGGTAATTCTATAACTATGCAGAGACATTTAAGTTAAGCCCTAGTGGTACCTGACAGC
This window encodes:
- the LOC139409909 gene encoding AT-rich interactive domain-containing protein 5A-like, whose product is MAHGKNQHERPSEQDEEMGEETFLKDLYLYMKKRNTPIEKIPHLGFKQIGLFMMYKTVKSLGGYHQVTAQQMWKQVYNTLGGNPRSTSAATCTRRHYEKLLLPYECHVRGEDYMEVLPQCQQKRLHYSRLSEQDECPRTAKRSMTCGALQTSLHPKPHNYLTDSRVRIIPMPVHYSQYYHHPVHPVHPDLLPYVHPPLTPSSLPSPQGQTERAKQPLEHLRFLANQYKDSSGWTEPLNLSHKKAGQESGGHPASSFAPPPSNISPRFLNTVSPLYPAKGLVKDEGSETLEGEVPQGKTHLYPLATRDDYSRSPTSASSPGMKKESPVPSPLQSCRESAPSMIHVPKLQKREYPDWPRGEWRGESPKHSPGPLNCSHALHSTPRGTEGRMEIQIPLAMLHDWVKGVLLCGPAGTRPGDLSLQDPTMGQTPGSEPRERERAQAWSDTSPTIATHADQVFHNHHKDQDRGSGDLRERSLERHRNLPRPTTTTTSPSTSQSRPMAPYQLSSYKPRPSGSIVRNPDSWKLDPREDSWKLDHREDTRRPYHPKLMYPQDLWDRAQPIPLNIHPSSQSLEQDSVRHTSPGYCPGTSLGRVENPYMALMVNPSFPSLVPLTPEELMKLKRLISSSS